In Fastidiosipila sp., the genomic window TTTTCCCACAACCTTTGGGTCCTACAATCAGCGTCGCCCCAAAACTCTCAAGCTTTAGTTCCAAGATTGCATCTGCTACACGCTCTTTATACTTAAACATAGCAACCACCTCGCTACAATCATACCATTACTGGAGTGATTTGTGGCTTTCCATTGGAGTATTTTGTGGCGTTTCACTGGAGAGATTTGAGCTCCTCCATAGGCTGTCTTTGTTAATATAACTTCGGTACCAGGCACCAAACCAATGATGGCACCTCGTCCGGCTTGCTCTGAGACCCTCCCAAAGCAATGCTTTCTCTTCATTGTTTTAAGAATCAATTTTTTTGGAGTATTGCGCATGGTTAACGAACATCGTTTAATCAATGATGATCTGGACGAAGTTAAATCATCAATAAAGTGTTATGTGTATGGCCAGAAGATAAGTTGCCTAAAGCAATCGTCTGACTCAGAAAACTTGGTGGATCAGGGCAGAACCGGCGCCTTGATAATGCAGATAGGATTGGAAGATTATAAATGGATTGGAAAACAATACCTAAAATAGATTCGCACGTGCATGTCTTACCTGAAGAAAGCCGGCAGGGTTTCATAAAAAATCTAGGGGCTGACTGTATATGGGCTAAATCAGAATTAAGCTCCTACCTGCAGGAAATGGAAAGAAATAACATCAGGAGGGCAATATTACAGCCAACCAATGACCCCTACATGTATTTCCCTGCAAGAAAGACCAATGAATATTTGGCGAAAATCTTAGAGGAATATCCAGACAGGTTTTTGGCTTTTGCCGATATCAATTTGGATGGATCCTACATCCTGGACAAAACACCGGCTGAACTTGAATATGCAATCAGGGAATTAGGCTTGCATGGATTGAAAATCCATCCCAGCAACCTGAATATGGATGCTGATGACCTTAGACTCGTTCCTTTGTTGAGAAAGGCAGCTGAATTGAAGATTCCAGTTATCTACCACGGAAACCCTTGTATGACAGGTTTTCATGATAATTGCGCGCCAGATAAAATCAATAAGATGATAAAAGTATTTCCCGATATTCAGTTTATTACTGCGCACATGGGTGGGGTCAAATACCTTGATGCATGGTCAGGATGCACCTGGGTAGACATTTCATTCGTTCTCCCGGAATTTTTGAAACTCTACGGTCTCGAGCAGACGAGGAGAATTCTTCACATGTTTGGGGCTGACCGGCTGATATTTGGAACAGATTATCCTGAAGGTAATTATGAGGAATACTTTACCCTATTGGATCAAATGGATTTTACAAACGAAGAGATGAAAAAGATCGCCTATAAGAATATTGAATCAATTTTGAAAATAAGCCAATGACCCAACAGAGGCACCTACAAACTCCTGACTCGACTGAAACGACAATCATAGAGGCCATGAAACCATCATAATGAAGGTCCACCCCATCCGGAGCGGACCCTAGCCGGTTTGGTGCGGACAACAGGATTCGAACCTGCACGGTTTCCCATTGGAACCTAAATCCAACGTGTCTGCCAATTCCACCATGTCCGCATTTTCCCGGCTCTTGATGTTAAATTCACCTTGTTGTTATAACACATGATATTGTATTGCATTTATCAATCGCTCAGCCGGAGAACGCTCATGAAGGCTTCCTGCGGAACTTCGACACTGCCGACCTGACGCATGCGTTTCTTGCCTTCCTTCTGCTTCTCCAGCAGCTTCTTCTTTCTTGTGATGTCACCGCCGTAACACTTGGCTGTAACATCCTTGCGATAAGCGCGGACAGTCTCCCGGGCAATGATCCGCCCGCCGACACTGGCCTGGATGGGGATCTCGAACTGCTGACGGGGGATGTTGTCCCGCAGCTTTTCCGCCATGGCCCGACCCCGCTTGTAAGCATCGTCACGGTGCAGGATGAATGTCAGTGCATCCACCTGTTCACCATTGATCATCATATCAAGCTTGACCAGGTCCGACACCTGCCAGCCCTTGAATTCGTAATCAAGCGACGCATAGCCCTTGGTATTGGATTTGAGCGCGTCAAAGAAATCATAGATGATTTCATTCAACGGCATGTCGTAGTGAAGATTGACCCGGTTTTCATCGACGTATTCCGTATTGACGTAAACGCCCCGGTAATTGTGGCAAAGCTCCATGACGTTCCCAATGTACTCCTTGGGCAGCATGATCGAGGCTGAGACCACCGGCTCCTCGATGCTGGCGATTTGCTCAGGCCCGGGCATATTGGTCGGATTTTCCAGGGTCTTTTGACTGCCGTCAGTCATGTTCAGACGGTAGGCTACGGAAGGCGCCGTAGAGATCAGATCCAAATCGAATTCCCTTTCCAGCCGCTCCTGAATAATCTCGTAATGGAGCAGGCCCAGAAAACCGCAGCGAAATCCAAAGCCGAGTGCGGTCGATGTCTCCGGTTCAAA contains:
- a CDS encoding amidohydrolase family protein, with product MDWKTIPKIDSHVHVLPEESRQGFIKNLGADCIWAKSELSSYLQEMERNNIRRAILQPTNDPYMYFPARKTNEYLAKILEEYPDRFLAFADINLDGSYILDKTPAELEYAIRELGLHGLKIHPSNLNMDADDLRLVPLLRKAAELKIPVIYHGNPCMTGFHDNCAPDKINKMIKVFPDIQFITAHMGGVKYLDAWSGCTWVDISFVLPEFLKLYGLEQTRRILHMFGADRLIFGTDYPEGNYEEYFTLLDQMDFTNEEMKKIAYKNIESILKISQ